In a single window of the Streptomyces sp. NBC_00285 genome:
- a CDS encoding tetratricopeptide repeat protein, with the protein MSGSTTDSAAQGEHDGSSETEAPSVPVDEEKVTSVRRVSETGRRWRAAQLAGCAALLAVALTGGSIAFGALRDGGTATVASSSSAVSPGLMAAGDLDASIRALQAHLRSQPKDFGGWAGLGLAYVEQARTKGDPSRYRQAQQVLKKSLKLSAGNEQALTGLAALAAARHDFKDALAYADRTLKENPYSERALSSRIDALVELGRYDEASKAADLADELRPGIPVFTRYAYVHELRGDVRTARSVLEQALSTASTPGDIAYVAGALGQLAWNQGDYKTALTDYARALAADDTYLPALEGRARAQAASGDRAAAIKGMEDVVARYPLPGPLVELGELYEDRGGDGDKAKAQDQYALVDAWIALARANGVNADLDTALAAADHGDKASALKAARAEWARRHTVHTADALAWALHVNGRDKEALPYTRQATATGYRNASFLYHRGIIELAAGDRKEGRSHLASALKLNPGFSPLGAREARKALKGASK; encoded by the coding sequence ATGTCCGGGTCTACGACCGACAGCGCGGCGCAGGGTGAACACGACGGGTCGTCGGAGACCGAGGCGCCCTCCGTCCCTGTCGACGAGGAGAAGGTCACGTCCGTGCGGCGGGTCTCCGAGACCGGACGGCGGTGGCGGGCCGCTCAACTCGCCGGGTGCGCGGCCCTGTTGGCCGTGGCTCTGACCGGCGGGTCGATCGCCTTCGGGGCGCTGCGGGACGGCGGCACCGCCACCGTCGCCAGTTCGTCCTCGGCCGTCTCCCCCGGACTGATGGCCGCCGGTGATCTCGACGCGAGCATCCGCGCGCTCCAGGCCCATCTGCGCAGCCAGCCCAAGGACTTCGGCGGCTGGGCCGGCCTTGGGCTGGCCTACGTGGAGCAGGCCCGGACGAAGGGCGACCCCTCGCGGTACCGGCAGGCCCAGCAAGTGCTGAAGAAGTCACTGAAGTTGTCGGCGGGCAACGAGCAGGCACTCACCGGTCTCGCCGCGCTCGCCGCCGCCCGGCACGACTTCAAGGACGCCCTCGCCTACGCCGACAGGACCTTGAAGGAGAACCCCTACAGCGAGCGGGCCCTCTCCTCCCGCATCGACGCCCTCGTCGAACTCGGCCGCTACGACGAGGCGTCCAAGGCGGCCGACCTCGCGGACGAACTGCGGCCCGGCATCCCGGTGTTCACCCGCTACGCCTATGTCCACGAGCTGCGTGGCGACGTCCGCACCGCCCGCAGCGTCCTGGAGCAGGCGCTGTCCACGGCGTCCACGCCGGGCGACATCGCCTATGTGGCCGGCGCCCTGGGCCAACTCGCCTGGAACCAGGGCGACTACAAGACGGCCCTGACCGACTACGCCCGCGCCCTCGCCGCCGACGACACCTACCTCCCCGCGCTGGAGGGCAGGGCCCGCGCCCAGGCGGCGAGCGGGGACCGGGCCGCCGCGATCAAGGGCATGGAGGACGTCGTGGCCCGCTATCCGCTGCCCGGGCCGCTCGTCGAGCTCGGGGAGCTGTACGAGGACCGGGGCGGCGACGGCGACAAGGCGAAGGCCCAGGACCAGTACGCCCTCGTGGACGCCTGGATCGCCCTCGCCCGGGCCAACGGCGTCAACGCCGACCTCGACACCGCGCTCGCCGCCGCCGACCACGGCGACAAGGCCTCCGCTCTGAAGGCCGCCCGCGCCGAGTGGGCCCGCCGGCACACCGTGCACACCGCGGACGCCCTGGCCTGGGCCCTGCACGTGAACGGCCGTGACAAGGAGGCCCTGCCCTACACCCGGCAGGCCACCGCCACCGGCTATCGCAACGCCTCCTTCCTCTACCACCGCGGCATCATCGAACTCGCCGCGGGTGACCGGAAGGAAGGCCGGAGCCATCTCGCCTCCGCCCTGAAGCTCAACCCCGGTTTCTCCCCCCTCGGCGCCCGTGAGGCCCGCAAGGCTCTCAAGGGGGCGTCCAAGTGA
- a CDS encoding urease accessory protein UreH domain-containing protein produces MRPRRLFASVTAVLTAACALALLPSSSASAHPLGNFTVNRYDGLVAARGELRVDHVEDLAEIPATQAKPDIEKLGMTEWAAQRCQKAAEGGKVTVDGRTVVLTAKSSHARLRPGQAGLNTLRVECRLTAPVPEDATVTLGFHSAGTDSGPGWREITARGDRMTLAKSDVPTKSVSDELTTYPTELLSSPADTVTASLRVRPGGPALTEARSDAPAASVLPRGADRWTRALDSLVARHDLTVGFAALALLIAVVLGAMHALAPGHGKTLMAAVAAARGGKARMKDVLPLAASVTITHTLGVVALGLLVTAGSAAAPSVIAWLGIASGVMVTAAGVTLLRRALRSRVHQQPAGPGHGHTHDHEHPHGPDGHTHEHPHAAEKVEERSLVLVAAHTEAAPATAKAHTHSPTPGHSHDHGHHHAHEHGHTHDHPHPHSDALEHTHGGSTHTHAVAPTVRGTILLGFAGGLVPSPSAVVVLVGAAALGQAWFGLLLVVAYGVGLALTLTAAGFVVVRLGSGVTRVLDRRPRLAASPLTALVRRTAPLMSAFVVVALGAGLVLKGAASALG; encoded by the coding sequence GTGAGGCCCCGCCGTCTGTTCGCGTCCGTCACGGCCGTCCTGACGGCGGCCTGTGCGCTCGCGCTGCTCCCTTCCAGCAGCGCGAGCGCACACCCCCTCGGCAACTTCACCGTCAATCGCTACGACGGTCTCGTCGCCGCCCGCGGTGAACTCCGCGTCGACCACGTCGAGGACCTCGCCGAGATCCCGGCCACCCAGGCCAAGCCGGACATCGAGAAGCTCGGCATGACCGAGTGGGCCGCACAGCGCTGCCAGAAGGCGGCCGAGGGCGGCAAGGTCACCGTCGACGGCCGTACCGTCGTCCTCACCGCCAAGAGCAGTCACGCGCGCCTGCGTCCCGGTCAGGCCGGGCTCAACACCCTCCGCGTGGAGTGCCGGCTGACCGCCCCGGTGCCCGAGGACGCCACCGTGACCCTCGGTTTCCACAGCGCGGGCACCGACTCCGGCCCCGGCTGGCGCGAGATCACCGCGCGCGGCGACCGGATGACGCTCGCCAAGTCGGACGTGCCCACGAAGTCGGTCTCGGACGAACTCACCACGTACCCGACGGAGTTGCTCTCCTCACCCGCCGACACCGTGACCGCCTCCCTGCGTGTGCGGCCCGGTGGACCGGCGCTCACCGAGGCGCGGTCGGACGCCCCGGCCGCCTCGGTCCTGCCGCGCGGCGCGGACCGCTGGACCCGTGCCCTGGACTCCCTGGTCGCCCGCCACGACCTCACCGTCGGTTTCGCCGCGCTCGCCCTGCTCATCGCCGTCGTCCTGGGTGCGATGCACGCGCTCGCCCCGGGCCACGGCAAGACGCTGATGGCCGCGGTGGCCGCGGCCCGCGGCGGCAAGGCCCGGATGAAGGACGTCCTGCCCCTGGCCGCCTCCGTGACGATCACCCACACCCTGGGCGTGGTCGCCCTGGGCCTGCTGGTCACGGCCGGCTCGGCGGCGGCGCCCTCGGTGATCGCCTGGCTGGGCATCGCGAGCGGGGTGATGGTGACCGCGGCGGGCGTCACCCTGCTGCGACGGGCCCTGCGCAGCCGCGTTCACCAGCAGCCGGCCGGCCCCGGGCACGGGCACACCCACGACCACGAACACCCGCACGGACCGGACGGCCACACCCACGAGCACCCGCACGCGGCCGAGAAGGTCGAGGAGCGCTCCCTGGTCCTGGTCGCCGCCCACACCGAGGCCGCCCCGGCGACGGCGAAGGCCCACACGCACTCCCCCACGCCCGGGCACAGCCACGATCACGGTCACCACCACGCGCACGAACACGGACACACCCACGATCACCCGCACCCCCACTCGGACGCTCTCGAACACACCCACGGCGGCTCCACCCACACCCACGCCGTCGCCCCCACCGTCCGCGGCACGATCCTCCTCGGCTTCGCCGGCGGTCTCGTACCCAGCCCCTCCGCCGTCGTCGTACTCGTCGGCGCCGCCGCGCTCGGACAGGCCTGGTTCGGCCTGCTGCTCGTCGTGGCGTACGGCGTCGGGCTCGCCCTGACTCTGACCGCGGCCGGATTCGTCGTCGTCAGGCTGGGTAGCGGAGTCACACGGGTGCTGGACCGGCGCCCCCGCCTGGCGGCGAGCCCGCTGACCGCGTTGGTGCGCCGGACCGCACCGCTGATGTCGGCCTTCGTCGTCGTGGCTCTTGGGGCTGGTTTGGTGCTCAAGGGGGCGGCATCCGCACTCGGCTGA